The DNA sequence GCCAACGTATAAAGAAATCTGCTGTAAACCTAAGGGCAATTACTCCAACAACAGTTCCAGTTATTATTAATAATAATTGGTCGCTAATTGCTACAGCTGCTGTAACACTGTCAATAGAAAATGCTAGATCAGTTATAGCTAACAAAACTACAATTTGTAACATGGAGAGAGTTTCTTTGCTGCTCGATTCCTTTGTTGTAGAATCCTCAATACTAAGGAAAAAGCGTATTACTAATGTAAAAAGATATATTGATGCAGTAAGTTGGACAATAGAGTATCTAATTATATAATTGGCTGTAACTAAGAGGACCATTCTAAGAATTAGAGAAATAAATATGCCAATATTTAAAGCCTTTCGTTGTAATTCTATATTTCGTAACTGCCTTGTGATTGAAGCCAATGCGACTGCATTATCTGCGGATAAAACTATCTCCAAAATAATTA is a window from the Prochlorococcus marinus str. MIT 9211 genome containing:
- a CDS encoding TerC family protein: MDSASLDSLTPILDGIDRWVEIAPLLPLIIILEIVLSADNAVALASITRQLRNIELQRKALNIGIFISLILRMVLLVTANYIIRYSIVQLTASIYLFTLVIRFFLSIEDSTTKESSSKETLSMLQIVVLLAITDLAFSIDSVTAAVAISDQLLLIITGTVVGVIALRFTADFFIRWLEIFVNLEAAGYIAVGLVALKLFVQSLILSINISDSYFFIILASIFLWGFSRKIKKEDSQ